A region of Vigna radiata var. radiata cultivar VC1973A chromosome 6, Vradiata_ver6, whole genome shotgun sequence DNA encodes the following proteins:
- the LOC106764832 gene encoding aspartic proteinase Asp1 isoform X3, translating to MDFRSKGITCHTLFVLFLLFSAIFPLSFSAANQPHKAKNLATHRLSSSAVFKVQGNVYPLGHYTVTLNIGYPAKPYDLDIDSGSDITWVQCDAPCKGCTKPRDQLYKPNHNLVQCAEQLCSEVHLPTDHNCASPDDQCDYEVEYADNGSSLGVLVRDYINFQFTNGSVVRPKIAFGCGYDQKYSGSTSPPSTAGVIGLGNGRASILTQLHSLGLIRNVVGHCLSSRGGGFLFFGDYPVPTSGIVWTTMLQTSSEKHYSSGPAELLFNGKATKVKGLQLIFDSGSSYTYFNSLAYQAVVNLVSEDLKGKQLTRATDDPSLPICWKGPKYFKSLSDVKKYFKPLAFSFTKTKNVQLHLPPEAYLIITKHGNVCLGILDGTEVGLENLNIIGVRNVIWKAIFHIHTQPIWVYLGTVTLHLLKI from the exons ATGGATTTTAGAAGCAAGGGAATAACATGCCACACGCTTTTCGtattatttcttctattttctgcCATTTTCCCACTCTCTTTCTCAGCAGCCAATCAACCCCACAAAGCCAAAAACCTCGCCACCCATCGCCTTTCCTCCTCAGCTGTTTTCAAAGTTCAAGGAAATGTCTACCCTCTTGG GCATTACACAGTGACTCTCAACATTGGATATCCGGCCAAGCCTTACGACCTTGACATAGACTCGGGTAGTGACATCACTTGGGTTCAATGTGATGCACCATGTAAAGGTTGCACCAAG CCTCGTGACCAACTTTATAAACCCAATCACAACCTTGTGCAATGTGCGGAACAATTGTGTTCTGAAGTGCACTTACCAACAGACCATAATTGTGCTTCCCCAGATGACCAATGTGACTATGAAGTTGAGTATGCAGATAATGGATCATCTTTGGGTGTGCTTGTCCGGGACtacattaattttcaattcacCAATGGCTCTGTGGTGCGCCCTAAGATAGCCTTTGG GTGCGGATATGATCAAAAGTATTCTGGTTCTACCTCCCCACCTTCTACAGCAGGAGTCATTGGCCTTGGCAATGGCAGAGCAAGCATTTTAACTCAGCTTCATTCTTTGGGTCTGATACGCAATGTAGTTGGACACTGCCTAAGTTCAAGAGGAGGAGGGTTTTTATTCTTTGGAGATTATCCTGTTCCCACTTCGGGAATTGTTTGGACAACCATGCTGCAGACTTCTTCGGA AAAACACTACAGCTCAGGACCCGCAGAGCTGTTGTTCAACGGAAAAGCTACGAAAGTTAAGGGTCTTCAACTTATCTTTGATAGCGGGAGCTCTTACACATACTTCAACTCCCTGGCGTATCAAGCTGTTGTAAATCTG GTGTCGGAAGATTTAAAGGGGAAACAGTTGACAAGAGCAACCGATGATCCATCACTTCCAATTTGTTGGAAGGGtccaaaatatttcaaatcGTTAAGTGATGTCAAGAAATACTTCAAACCCCTAGCATTTAGCTTCACAAAAACTAAGAATGTGCAGTTGCACCTTCCGCCAGAAGCTTATCTTATTATCACT AAACATGGCAATGTCTGCTTGGGGATTCTTGATGGCACCGAAGTAGGACTTGAAAATCTCAACATAATAGGAG TGCGGAACGTGATTTGGAAGGCGATTTTCCACATCCATACGCAGCCAATTTGGGTATATTTGGGAACGGTTACCCTgcatcttttgaaaatatag
- the LOC106764832 gene encoding aspartic proteinase Asp1 isoform X1, with the protein MDFRSKGITCHTLFVLFLLFSAIFPLSFSAANQPHKAKNLATHRLSSSAVFKVQGNVYPLGHYTVTLNIGYPAKPYDLDIDSGSDITWVQCDAPCKGCTKPRDQLYKPNHNLVQCAEQLCSEVHLPTDHNCASPDDQCDYEVEYADNGSSLGVLVRDYINFQFTNGSVVRPKIAFGCGYDQKYSGSTSPPSTAGVIGLGNGRASILTQLHSLGLIRNVVGHCLSSRGGGFLFFGDYPVPTSGIVWTTMLQTSSEKHYSSGPAELLFNGKATKVKGLQLIFDSGSSYTYFNSLAYQAVVNLVSEDLKGKQLTRATDDPSLPICWKGPKYFKSLSDVKKYFKPLAFSFTKTKNVQLHLPPEAYLIITKHGNVCLGILDGTEVGLENLNIIGDISLLDKMVIYDNEKQQIGWASSNCDRLPNAERDLEGDFPHPYAANLGIFGNGYPASFENIDDQ; encoded by the exons ATGGATTTTAGAAGCAAGGGAATAACATGCCACACGCTTTTCGtattatttcttctattttctgcCATTTTCCCACTCTCTTTCTCAGCAGCCAATCAACCCCACAAAGCCAAAAACCTCGCCACCCATCGCCTTTCCTCCTCAGCTGTTTTCAAAGTTCAAGGAAATGTCTACCCTCTTGG GCATTACACAGTGACTCTCAACATTGGATATCCGGCCAAGCCTTACGACCTTGACATAGACTCGGGTAGTGACATCACTTGGGTTCAATGTGATGCACCATGTAAAGGTTGCACCAAG CCTCGTGACCAACTTTATAAACCCAATCACAACCTTGTGCAATGTGCGGAACAATTGTGTTCTGAAGTGCACTTACCAACAGACCATAATTGTGCTTCCCCAGATGACCAATGTGACTATGAAGTTGAGTATGCAGATAATGGATCATCTTTGGGTGTGCTTGTCCGGGACtacattaattttcaattcacCAATGGCTCTGTGGTGCGCCCTAAGATAGCCTTTGG GTGCGGATATGATCAAAAGTATTCTGGTTCTACCTCCCCACCTTCTACAGCAGGAGTCATTGGCCTTGGCAATGGCAGAGCAAGCATTTTAACTCAGCTTCATTCTTTGGGTCTGATACGCAATGTAGTTGGACACTGCCTAAGTTCAAGAGGAGGAGGGTTTTTATTCTTTGGAGATTATCCTGTTCCCACTTCGGGAATTGTTTGGACAACCATGCTGCAGACTTCTTCGGA AAAACACTACAGCTCAGGACCCGCAGAGCTGTTGTTCAACGGAAAAGCTACGAAAGTTAAGGGTCTTCAACTTATCTTTGATAGCGGGAGCTCTTACACATACTTCAACTCCCTGGCGTATCAAGCTGTTGTAAATCTG GTGTCGGAAGATTTAAAGGGGAAACAGTTGACAAGAGCAACCGATGATCCATCACTTCCAATTTGTTGGAAGGGtccaaaatatttcaaatcGTTAAGTGATGTCAAGAAATACTTCAAACCCCTAGCATTTAGCTTCACAAAAACTAAGAATGTGCAGTTGCACCTTCCGCCAGAAGCTTATCTTATTATCACT AAACATGGCAATGTCTGCTTGGGGATTCTTGATGGCACCGAAGTAGGACTTGAAAATCTCAACATAATAGGAG ACATTTCTTTACTAGATAAAATGGTCATTTATGACAACGAGAAGCAACAGATTGGATGGGCTTCTTCAAATTGTGATAGACTTCCCAA TGCGGAACGTGATTTGGAAGGCGATTTTCCACATCCATACGCAGCCAATTTGGGTATATTTGGGAACGGTTACCCTgcatcttttgaaaatatagacGATCAATGA
- the LOC106764832 gene encoding aspartic proteinase Asp1 isoform X2 codes for MDFRSKGITCHTLFVLFLLFSAIFPLSFSAANQPHKAKNLATHRLSSSAVFKVQGNVYPLGHYTVTLNIGYPAKPYDLDIDSGSDITWVQCDAPCKGCTKPRDQLYKPNHNLVQCAEQLCSEVHLPTDHNCASPDDQCDYEVEYADNGSSLGVLVRDYINFQFTNGSVVRPKIAFGCGYDQKYSGSTSPPSTAGVIGLGNGRASILTQLHSLGLIRNVVGHCLSSRGGGFLFFGDYPVPTSGIVWTTMLQTSSEKHYSSGPAELLFNGKATKVKGLQLIFDSGSSYTYFNSLAYQAVVNLVSEDLKGKQLTRATDDPSLPICWKGPKYFKSLSDVKKYFKPLAFSFTKTKNVQLHLPPEAYLIITKHGNVCLGILDGTEVGLENLNIIGDKMVIYDNEKQQIGWASSNCDRLPNAERDLEGDFPHPYAANLGIFGNGYPASFENIDDQ; via the exons ATGGATTTTAGAAGCAAGGGAATAACATGCCACACGCTTTTCGtattatttcttctattttctgcCATTTTCCCACTCTCTTTCTCAGCAGCCAATCAACCCCACAAAGCCAAAAACCTCGCCACCCATCGCCTTTCCTCCTCAGCTGTTTTCAAAGTTCAAGGAAATGTCTACCCTCTTGG GCATTACACAGTGACTCTCAACATTGGATATCCGGCCAAGCCTTACGACCTTGACATAGACTCGGGTAGTGACATCACTTGGGTTCAATGTGATGCACCATGTAAAGGTTGCACCAAG CCTCGTGACCAACTTTATAAACCCAATCACAACCTTGTGCAATGTGCGGAACAATTGTGTTCTGAAGTGCACTTACCAACAGACCATAATTGTGCTTCCCCAGATGACCAATGTGACTATGAAGTTGAGTATGCAGATAATGGATCATCTTTGGGTGTGCTTGTCCGGGACtacattaattttcaattcacCAATGGCTCTGTGGTGCGCCCTAAGATAGCCTTTGG GTGCGGATATGATCAAAAGTATTCTGGTTCTACCTCCCCACCTTCTACAGCAGGAGTCATTGGCCTTGGCAATGGCAGAGCAAGCATTTTAACTCAGCTTCATTCTTTGGGTCTGATACGCAATGTAGTTGGACACTGCCTAAGTTCAAGAGGAGGAGGGTTTTTATTCTTTGGAGATTATCCTGTTCCCACTTCGGGAATTGTTTGGACAACCATGCTGCAGACTTCTTCGGA AAAACACTACAGCTCAGGACCCGCAGAGCTGTTGTTCAACGGAAAAGCTACGAAAGTTAAGGGTCTTCAACTTATCTTTGATAGCGGGAGCTCTTACACATACTTCAACTCCCTGGCGTATCAAGCTGTTGTAAATCTG GTGTCGGAAGATTTAAAGGGGAAACAGTTGACAAGAGCAACCGATGATCCATCACTTCCAATTTGTTGGAAGGGtccaaaatatttcaaatcGTTAAGTGATGTCAAGAAATACTTCAAACCCCTAGCATTTAGCTTCACAAAAACTAAGAATGTGCAGTTGCACCTTCCGCCAGAAGCTTATCTTATTATCACT AAACATGGCAATGTCTGCTTGGGGATTCTTGATGGCACCGAAGTAGGACTTGAAAATCTCAACATAATAGGAG ATAAAATGGTCATTTATGACAACGAGAAGCAACAGATTGGATGGGCTTCTTCAAATTGTGATAGACTTCCCAA TGCGGAACGTGATTTGGAAGGCGATTTTCCACATCCATACGCAGCCAATTTGGGTATATTTGGGAACGGTTACCCTgcatcttttgaaaatatagacGATCAATGA